From Musa acuminata AAA Group cultivar baxijiao chromosome BXJ3-8, Cavendish_Baxijiao_AAA, whole genome shotgun sequence, one genomic window encodes:
- the LOC135644045 gene encoding ras-related protein Rab7-like, with product MASRRRMLLKVIILGDSGVGKTSLMNQYVNKKFSNQYKATIGADFLTKEVQIDDRLFTLQIWDTAGQERFQSLGVAFYRGADCCVLVYDVNVMKSFDNLNNWREEFLIQASPSDPENFPFIVLGNKIDIDGGNSRVVSQKKAKAWCASKGNIPYFETSAKEGFNVEAAFQCIAQNALKNEPEEDIYLPDTIDVSGGARQQQSSGCEC from the exons ATGGCGTCCCGAAGGCGAATGCTCCTCAAAGTTATCATCCTCGGGGACAGCGG GGTCGGGAAGACATCTCTGATGAATCA GTACGTGAACAAGAAGTTCAGTAACCAGTATAAGGCGACCATCGGAGCTGATTTCTTGACTAAAGAAGTTCAGATCGATGACAGATTGTTCACATTGCAG ATATGGGACACAGCAGGACAGGAGAGGTTCCAGAGTCTCGGTGTGGCTTTCTATCGTGGAGCTGATTGTTGTGTCCTTGTGTATGATGTTAATGTCATGAAatcatttgataatttgaataattGGCGTGAGGAATTTCTGATTCAG GCTAGCCCTTCTGACCCTGAGAACTTCCCTTTCATAGTGTTGGGTAACAAGATCGATATTGATGGTGGCAACAGCCGAGTG GTCTCCCAGAAAAAGGCCAAGGCATGGTGTGCATCAAAGGGGAACATCCCCTACTTTGAGACGTCAGCTAAAGAAGGATTCAACGTCGAAGCTGCTTTCCAGTGTATTGCGCAGAATGCTCTCAAGAATGAACCAGAGGAAGATAT atatcTTCCTGATACCATTGATGTCTCGGGTGGTGCAAGACAGCAGCAATCATCTGGTTGCGAATGCTAG
- the LOC135644044 gene encoding uncharacterized protein LOC135644044 — protein MLKLWRWYQKCLAVHPVKTQIVSSGFLWGLGDIGAQAVTQRTLRHQSQDKKEENKEINIDWRRVATTSMFGFAFVGPVGHYWYEYLDRIIRVRLQLQPKSMKFVTTKVAADGLIFGPLDLLIFFSYMGLASGRSISQVKEDVKRDFLPALIVGGTVWPIVQVANFRFVPVRYQLLYVNLFCLLDSSFLSWIEQQGDAPWKQWFTSFRSLENKKSQS, from the exons ATGTTGAAGCTATGGAGGTGGTACCAGAAGTGCCTCGCCGTTCACCCGGTGAAGACGCAGATTGTCAGCTCTGGCTTCCTGTGGGGTTTGGGAGACATTGGAGCCCAGGCGGTCACCCAGAGAACCCTGAGGCACCAATCGCAGGACAAGAAG GAAGAAAATAAGGAGATCAATATAGACTGGAGAAGGGTGGCTACCACGAGCATGTTTGGATTTGCATTTGTTGGACCTGTTGGCCATTACTG GTATGAGTACTTGGACCGCATCATTCGAGTTCGACTTCAACTGCAACCAAAATCGATGAAGTTTGTCACGACAAAGGTTGCGGCAGATGGGCTTATATTCGGGCCTTTGGatctattaatttttttctcgTATATGGGGCTAGCCTCTGGAAGGAGCATAAGCCAAGTGAAGGAAGATGTGAAAAGGGATTTCCTCCCGGCTCTTATCGTGGGTGGGACAGTTTGGCCTATCGTCCAAGTTGCAAACTTCCGATTCGTTCCAGTGAGATACCAACTCCTTTATGTTAATCTGTTTTGCCTGTTAGATAGCTCCTTCTTGTCTTGGATCGAGCAACAAGGGGATGCTCCTTGGAAGCAGTGGTTTACGTCGTTTCGATCCTTGGAAAATAAGAAGAGTCAGAGCTGA